The following proteins come from a genomic window of Ornithinimicrobium cryptoxanthini:
- the ndk gene encoding nucleoside-diphosphate kinase, whose protein sequence is MNEQIERSLVLVKPDGYRRGLSGEVLRRIEAKGYTLVALAVTTPTAEQLATHYAEHEGKPFYEPLVEFMSSGPVTAVVIEGHGCIAGFRALAGATDPTAALPGTIRGDLGRDWGLKVQQNIVHGSDSPESSAREIAIWFPELG, encoded by the coding sequence GTGAATGAGCAGATCGAGCGATCCCTGGTCCTGGTCAAGCCCGACGGCTATCGTCGGGGTCTCAGCGGGGAGGTGCTGCGCCGCATCGAGGCCAAGGGCTACACCCTGGTCGCGCTCGCGGTCACCACGCCCACCGCGGAGCAGCTGGCGACCCACTACGCCGAGCACGAGGGCAAGCCCTTCTATGAGCCGCTGGTCGAGTTCATGTCCTCCGGCCCGGTCACCGCGGTCGTGATCGAGGGACACGGCTGCATCGCCGGTTTCCGCGCGCTCGCGGGTGCCACCGACCCGACAGCGGCCCTCCCGGGAACGATCCGCGGGGACCTCGGGCGCGACTGGGGCCTGAAGGTCCAGCAGAACATCGTGCACGGTTCTGACTCCCCGGAGTCTTCCGCCCGCGAGATCGCGATCTGGTTCCCAGAGCTGGGCTGA